Genomic segment of Yoonia sp. R2331:
CTGAAAAGAAAGCGTCGATGCCCGACAGCTTTATGTGACGGCCTGCGGGCGATAGGCGGCCTGAAGCAAGCGCGCCTCGCCCATGATCGCAGTCAAGAGCGTGATGTGAGCCGCGACAGAGTATTCGGCTGACTTCAGCTTGCGGCGTTCATTGGCGATGTTTTCCAGATCCATCAGCAGCAAAAGCGCGGCCCCGGTTGAAGGAAGGTCATCAGATTTCAGGATTCGCCGCAGCGCGCGGTCGCGACGGTAGTCATCCAGGCCAAAACGGGCGGCCCGTACAAGTAAACGCGGACGCTTGAGCGTCCGTACCATGCTGTTGAGATCAAGCATGTTTAGTCCCCTTTGGTGTTCCAGCAAACGTGAGTGCCAATCAAGATACACACCTTATGCGTGTGTTGCGCATTTCGAGATTTGACCGTTCGGACCCCCCCAAAAACGGTTAACTGTTTTTTGTCATACCAGTGCCATTGACCATTTATCGTTAACCATCAGTTAACAATACATCCATAGGTTGTGTCAGAAGTGCAAGTTTGGAAACAGTTATTGTGGTCAATTTTGGATCGGAACGCTTTCAATGTCCGAAAAGTTACAGTCAGTGGTGCAATTGCGTTTGCCGGACTGGGTACCACACCCTGTGCACCTTTACTTGGCGCATACGGTTGCAGGCCTGTCCATAAGGGCACTGGCCCGAGACAGCGCATTGCATCCGTCTACGGTTCTGCGGCAGGTCCGCAGGTTCGAGGCACGGCGTGATGATCCATTGGTTGATGATGCACTAAAGGCACTGGTGGCCAATGACCTGGCACCGGCGCCACGGGATGGGGATGCCGAGATCATGCAGAACAAGATTGAAACGACGCAAGTGGGCGGCGGCGAAACGTTGTCGCTGGAACAAATCGAAGCCGAGGCACTGCCGATCCTGCGCCGTCTGTGCGAACCGGGGGCGGTGCTGGCCGTGGCCCGCGACATGGAAACGGCCGTGATCGTGCGCGAAGATCCGAACGGAGAGAGCTTTCGCACAGCGATTGCGGACCGCCAGATCGCGCAGGCTATGGCTTTGAAATCATGGATCAACACGGCTGATCCGTCACTGCGGATTGTGCGGTATTTTGTCACTGCTGCCGGGCGCGCGGCGTTGCGGGGGTTAACGGCAGAGACCGAGAACCGCGCACAGGGGTTTCGCGAGGCGAGCCCACGGCGACGCGATGGCAGCAATGTCTGGGACCTGCAGGATAGCGATACGGGCAACGGGCGGTATGTCGTGACCGAAAGTCCGCTGGTTGGATTGGCGCGGCGGCGCGACAAGGATGGTAAGCACTTTTTGTCGCCGGCTCTCGTGCAGGCGGGCGAGCGGCTTCGTGAGGATTATGAGCTGTGCTATGTCGGGCCAACGGTTGCCGAGAATTGGCAGGCGGCATTGCAGGCCAAGGTCAAACCCAACACCGCGCAGGCGACAATTGATGCGCGCGCGCGGGTGTTTCAAGCGCTCACCGAATTGGGGCCAGGTCTGGCCGATATCGCGCTGCGCTGCTGCTGTTTTCTGGAAGGTCTTGAAGTGACCGAAAAAAGCATGGGTTGGTCCGCGCGTTCCGGCAAGATCGTGCTGCGTATCGCCTTACAGCGGCTGGTGCGCCACTACGAAGAACAGGGCAAATTCCGCCCGATGATCGGGTAATCGAAATACACGGATAGGGTGAGCGTCTGGCCATCATGCGCTGGTCGCATCCCCGCCATGACAGCGCCGTGCAAGGTTGGACAGCACCCGTGCAAGGCGCTAAGTAGGGTGAAACGTCACCCGGAGGCATCATGGCCACGCGCGATCTGAAAATTCCCGCCCAGCGTCACCCTGAAAAGCAAAAGCGCCCTGACAGCAGCCAGCCCAAAAAGCCGGGCTGGATCCGCGTCAAAGCACCAACCTCTGAAGGGTACAAAGAGACCCGTAATATCATGCGGGAACACAAGCTGGTTACAGTGTGTGAAGAGGCGGGATGTCCAAATGTGGGCGAGTGCTGGTCACAGGGCCACGCCACAATGATG
This window contains:
- a CDS encoding DUF6456 domain-containing protein, with protein sequence MSEKLQSVVQLRLPDWVPHPVHLYLAHTVAGLSIRALARDSALHPSTVLRQVRRFEARRDDPLVDDALKALVANDLAPAPRDGDAEIMQNKIETTQVGGGETLSLEQIEAEALPILRRLCEPGAVLAVARDMETAVIVREDPNGESFRTAIADRQIAQAMALKSWINTADPSLRIVRYFVTAAGRAALRGLTAETENRAQGFREASPRRRDGSNVWDLQDSDTGNGRYVVTESPLVGLARRRDKDGKHFLSPALVQAGERLREDYELCYVGPTVAENWQAALQAKVKPNTAQATIDARARVFQALTELGPGLADIALRCCCFLEGLEVTEKSMGWSARSGKIVLRIALQRLVRHYEEQGKFRPMIG
- a CDS encoding DUF6477 family protein, encoding MLDLNSMVRTLKRPRLLVRAARFGLDDYRRDRALRRILKSDDLPSTGAALLLLMDLENIANERRKLKSAEYSVAAHITLLTAIMGEARLLQAAYRPQAVT